The genomic region TTGCTAAGTATGGACATCCTACGGCAGATGCCTTGGTTGAAAGTGCTTTAAGGCATGTAAAAATCTTGGAAGACTTAGACTTTGATGATATTGTAATATCCTTAAAGGCTAGTGATATTAAGTTGACTGTGGATGCATATTCATTAATTAGTGAAAAAGTAAACTACCCACTTCATCTAGGTATCACTGAGGCTGGCACTGTCTTTGGTGGTACTATTAAATCTTCAATTGGTATTGGTGCCCTTTTACTCATGGGAATAGGAGATACAATAAGGGTTTCATTAACTGGAAGTCCAGTAGAAGAAGTTAAGGTAGGAAGAGAAATTTTAAAGTCATTAGGTATTATAAATGATGAAATCAATATAGTTTCCTGTCCAACCTGTGGACGATGTCAAATTGATTTAATAAATATTGCAAATAATGTACAAGATAAAATAAAGCACATTAAAAAGCCTATAAAGGTAGCAATTATGGGATGCGCTGTAAATGGCCCTGGAGAAGCAAGAGATGCTGATATAGGTATTGCTGGTGGAGATAAAACAGCTCTACTTTTTAAAAAAGGTGAAATTATAAAAAAGGTTTCAGAAGAAGATATTTGCAGAGTCTTATTAGAGGAAATTGACAAAATCTAGAGGAGGCTACATATGAAAGTATCTGCTATAATACCTGCATATAATGAGGAAGAGCGGATAGGAAAGGTCATACAGACTGCTACTAGCTGTAAACTTATTTCAAATATTATTGTTGTAGACGATGGATCTGAGGATAAAACCTTTGAAGAGGCAAGTACATACAATGTAAAAGTAATAAGACTTCCTGAAAACCAAGGTAAAGCCCAGGCTTTAAAAACCGCATTACTATATTGTGATTGCGATATAGTAATCTTCTTAGATGCGGATTTAATAGGATTGAGAACTAGTCATATTGAGTCTTTAATTTATCCATTACTTTTTAATAATATTGAAATGACCATTGGAATATTTAATTCTGGCAGATTTTTTACAAGCTGGGCCCAAAAAATAACACCAAGTCTATCTGGTCAAAGGGCTTTTAAAGGACACCTAATTAAGGATATAATAGATTTAGATATGGAAGGATACAATGCGGAGATAGCCATAACCAGAATGATTAAGGAAAAGAGTATTAAAGCAGAGCACATTCTATTAGATGGGATTAGCCATGCAATAAAGGAAGAAAAATACGGACTTAGCAAGGGTATGTACTGTCGAATGAGGATGTATAAGGAAATTATAAAATATATGATGCAATAGATATAAGGAAAGGGGGGCCTTCCTGTGCAATCTACAAGCTCTATTTGCTTTAGTTCATTTATAGAGCAATTTGGTTTGAACTATGATTTACCACTAAACAAATGTAAAATAAATCAAGTAAAATTTCATAAAAAAGATAAAAAGATCCAAATTCACTTAGTTTCAGAGCAAGTTCTTTCTGAAAAAACTTTAAGCTTAATTCGAAAACAGCTTAAGGAGACCTTGGGTCTTAATTTTGTTGAATTAGATATTAAATATTCAATAGCTTTTTCTAATTTAGAGGAACTTATTAAATCTAATTGGGATAGCGTAGAATACATTTTTAATAAGTTATTACCTTTTACAAAGTCCGCAATAAATCAAATAGAATGGAAAGCAAAGGATAATGACTTTAATATAATTTTTAAAGAACAACTTATTTATGAAAAGGCCAAAGAAAGAAATATTAATGAAAGAATCGAATCCTTCTTTACCTCACGATTTAATTACAAACTTAACTGTTTGTTAGATTTAGAAATCATAGATAATGCACATCTAAGCTATGAAGAAGAGAAAAATATTGAAGAGATAAAATATTTAGAGCAAGTTAAAAAGGAAATTAAAGAGCTTGAGGTGACCCCAAAGAAGAACACTCAAAAGTCTAGTAGTAATGGCAAGAGTAACGCAATCTTAGGGAAAGACTTCAATGGTGAACCTATAAACATAGAGAATATTTATAATGACTCCGGAACAGTAATAATTGAAGGAGAAGTTTTTGATATAGAGACTAAATTACTTAACAGTGGGAAAATGCTATATACTTTATCTGTTACAGATTATACAAATTCAATTGTTGCTAAGATATTTCAACCAAACAATAAAGACATTAGTCTTGATGAAGCGTTTTTTAAGGGCCAACAGCTAAGAATTAGAGGTAATGTTGTATTTGACAAATTTATTAAAGAAAATATTTTAATGGCCTCGGACATAGTTAATATTCCTAGAATAGTGCGTTTAGATGAGGCAGAGGAAAAAAGAGTAGAGCTTCATCTACACACCCAAATGTCCGCTATGGATGGAATATCCATGACAACAGAGCTAATAAAGCAGGCAGCTCAGTGGGGACATAAGGCTATTGCAATTACAGACCATGGTGTTGTACAGGCCTTCCCTGAGGCAATGGAAGCAGCGGATAAATATAAAATAAAAGTAATTTATGGGATAGAAGGTTATATTGTTGATGATACCTCTAAAGCTACTCATGTAAGTAAGGACTATTACTTAGATGATGAATTTGTAGTATTTGATATAGAGACTACTGGGCTATCCAATAAACATAATAAAATCACTGAAATAGGTGCAGTTAAGGTAAGAGCTGGAGCAGTAGTTGATACATACTCTACTTTTGTAAATCCTGAAACTTTAATACCCGAACAAATTACTAAAATTACAGGTATTACTAATGAAATGGTTAAAGATGCACCAACAATAAATGAGGCTTTGCCAGGGTTTCTAGATTTTATTAAAGATAGTTGTGTAGTTGCACATAATGCAGAATTTGATGTAGGCTTTATTAGGGAGAGCTGTAATAAAGGTGGATTTAAATTTGATAATCCTATACTAGACACCCTTAAATTATCTAGGGTTTTACTAAGTCATTTAAAGAAGCATAAGTTAGATGTAGTAGCAAAGGAATTAGGAATTAATTTAGAGAATCACCATAGAGCCGTTAATGATGCGAAGGCAACGGCAGAAATATTTATTAAGTTTATAGACATGATGAAGGAAAAAGGTATTAATGACTTAAATGATGTAAACAGTTTATTTGATAAAAATATTGACTATACTAAACTTAGGTCAAATCATATAATTCTATTAGCTAAAAATGAAATTGGATTAAGGAACCTATATAAGCTAGTTTCAGAATCGCATATAACCTATTTTTATAAAAAGCCTAGAATACCTAAGAGCTTGCTTAACAAACATAGAGAAGGATTAATTGTAGGTTCTGCCTGTGAGTCTGGAGAAGTTTTTCAAGCCTTTTTAACTACTAAATCTGAGGAGGATATAGAAAGACTTGTAAAATACTACGATTATTTAGAGATACAACCTTTATCTAATAATGAGTTTTTAGTTAGTAAAAATGTAGTTAGTAGTATAGAAGATATTAAAAAAATTAATGAAGAAATATTAAAACTTGGATATAAGTTCTCAAAGCCAGTTGTGGCAACAGGGGATGTACACTTTTTAAACCCACGGGATGGGGCTTTCAGAAAAATACTAATGGCTGGGCAAGGTTTTGATGATGTAGATGATCAGCCACCCCTATACTTCAAAACTACAGATGAAATGCTAAGGGAATTTAGTTATTTAGGTAAAGATAAGGCATATGAGGTTGTAATAAAAAATCCAAATTTAATAAGTGAGCAAATAGAAGGTCTGCTACCAATACCTGATGGTACATTCCCACCAATTATTGAAGGTTCAGATGAGGAACTTAGAAGGCTATGCTATAATAAGGCTCACAATATTTATGGTGAAACCTTACCAGAGATAGTAAAGGCTAGACTTGATAGGGAGCTAAACTCAATAATATCCAATGGTTATGCAGTTATGTATATAATTGCTCAAAAACTTGTTACGAAATCAATGGAAGATGGGTATTTAGTTGGCTCTAGGGGTTCTGTTGGTTCTTCCTTTGCAGCTACAATGAGTGATATTACAGAGGTAAATCCATTACCACCCCATTATATTTGTTCAGAGTGTAAGTATTCACAATTTTTTACAGATGGATCCTACGGTTCAGGGGCAGACCTACCAGATGCAAAATGCCCTAGCTGTAATAATGAGCTCACAAAAGAGGGGCACGATATACCTTTCGAAGTGTTTTTAGGCTTTGAGGGGGATAAGGAACCTGATATAGACTTAAATTTTGCCGGAGAATATCAAAGTGAAGCCCATAGGTATACGGAGGAGTTATTCGGAAAAGGTAAAGTATATAGAGCAGGTACTATAGGTACAATTGCAGACAAAACTGCCTATGGATTCGTTAAGAAATATCTTGACGAAAACAATAAATATCTAACTAATGCAGAGATAAATAGATTATCTAAAGGATGTACCGGTGTTAAAAGAACCTCAGGACAACATCCAGGTGGGGTAATGATTGTACCTGCAAATAAGGATATTCATGAATTCTGTCCTATTCAATATCCTGCTAATGATAGTAAGTCTGGAGTTATAACTACTCATTTTGATTATCATGCAATTAGTGGAAGGCTACTTAAGCTTGATATACTAGGACACGACGTTCCTACTATAATAAGGATGATTGAGGACATAACAAAAACAGATGCAACCAAAGTACCTTTAGATGATAAGGAAACTATGAGTCTATTTACGGGCATAGATGCCTTAGGATTAACTAGGGAAGAATTCGATTATGAAACAGGAACCTTGGGAATACCCGAATTTGGTACTAAGTTTGTTAGACAGATGCTAATGGATACTAAACCAACTACCTTTGCAGAACTTGTACGTATTAGTGGATTGTCCCATGGGACAGATGTTTGGCTAAATAATGCTCAGGATTTAGTTAGGGGAGATGTGGCTCAATTAAAAGATGTTATCTCTACTAGGGATGACATAATGAATTATCTAATACTTATGGGATTACCCGCTAAGCATTCCTTTAAAATAATGGAGAATGTAAGAAAGGGTAAGGGCCTTAAGGAAGAGGACGAGAATTTAATGAGGGAGCATAATGTACCTCAGTGGTACATTGATTCCTGTAATAAGATTAAATATATGTTCCCTAAAGCCCATGCAGTTGCATATGTTATGATGTCCTTTAGAATAGCTTACTATAAGGTTCACTATCCTGAGGCATTTTACGCAACCTACTTTACTACAAAGGCTGAGGACTTCGATGTAGAGCTAATAATTAAAGGTAAGGATGCAGTAAAAAATGCAATAGTAGAAGTGGAAAAAAAGGGAATGGAAGCAACAACAAAGGAAAAAAACTTACAAACTATTCTAGAGGTAGTTTTGGAAATGTATTGCAGGGGGATAGGACTACTACCACTAGACTTATATAAGTCTGACTCTGATAAGTTTTTAATTCAGGATGGTAAATTACTACCGCCGCTAAAATCCTTACAGGGCGTTGGTCAAAACGCAGCCAAAAATATTGTAAAGGCTAGGGAAGAAGGAAACTTTTTATCCGTTGAGAATTTTAGACAAAGGACAAAAACGTCTAAAACAGTAATCGAAAAGCTAATAAACCACGGATGTTTACAAGATTTGCCAGAAACTAACCAACTATCATTCTTTTAACTTGCAGGAATAATTTGTTTATGTTATACTAGGTTTAACAAGATATATTTAAGTGTTTATAGAGTGGGGAAATTGGCCCACTCTTTACTTGTTATATATGGGCAAATTTGAGGTACTGTATATTAAAGAATAAATTAATAATAAATTACAAAATATACAATATATAATCAAATAAAAAATAAAAATAAAAATTAAACACTACAACTTAATATAGGAGGTATAAAATGGGAAAAAATAGAGTGGAAAGTATAGTTGAGGAACTAGTGATACCAATAGTCGAAAAGGAGAATTTCGATTTGGTAGACGTTGAATTTAAGAAAGAAGGTCCTCATAAGTATTTACGTGTTTACATAGACAAACCAGAGGGAATAAGTCTAGATGACTGTCAAAAGGTAAGTGAACAATTAAGTGAAAAGTTAGATGAGACAGATCCAATTGAAGAAAACTATTTTCTAGAGGTTTCATCCCCAGGTTTAGATAGACCGTTGAAAAGATCGGAAGATTATGTAAAGTTTGCAGGCAGAGAAGTAGAAATTAAGCTTTACGAGCCTATGGATAATAAAAAGTTGATTGAGGGAGAACTAATAGAACTTAAAGACTCAGTAGTAAAAGTACGATTAGAGAATGAAAGTATATTAGAAATTCCATTAGAAAAAATTGCGCTAACTAGACTAGCAATTAAATTTTAGGGGGTTTTAAGGGAATGAATTCCGATTTTATTGAAGCGTTAGAACAGATACAAAAGGATAAGGGAGTATCTAAGGATATATTAATAGATGCTTTAGAGGCGGCTTTAATATCGAGCTATAAAAGAAATTTCGGCACAGCACAAAATGTAAGGGTCTCTATTAATAGAGATACTGGTGAAGTCCATGTATACTCCCAGAAAAGAGTTGTGGAGGAAGTAGAAAACGACCTGTTGGAAATAAGTTTAGCTGATGCAAAGAAAATAAATGCTAAATATGAATTAGAGGATGTAGTAGAAAATGAAGTTACGCCAAGA from Serpentinicella alkaliphila harbors:
- the rimP gene encoding ribosome maturation factor RimP, with amino-acid sequence MGKNRVESIVEELVIPIVEKENFDLVDVEFKKEGPHKYLRVYIDKPEGISLDDCQKVSEQLSEKLDETDPIEENYFLEVSSPGLDRPLKRSEDYVKFAGREVEIKLYEPMDNKKLIEGELIELKDSVVKVRLENESILEIPLEKIALTRLAIKF
- a CDS encoding PolC-type DNA polymerase III; amino-acid sequence: MQSTSSICFSSFIEQFGLNYDLPLNKCKINQVKFHKKDKKIQIHLVSEQVLSEKTLSLIRKQLKETLGLNFVELDIKYSIAFSNLEELIKSNWDSVEYIFNKLLPFTKSAINQIEWKAKDNDFNIIFKEQLIYEKAKERNINERIESFFTSRFNYKLNCLLDLEIIDNAHLSYEEEKNIEEIKYLEQVKKEIKELEVTPKKNTQKSSSNGKSNAILGKDFNGEPINIENIYNDSGTVIIEGEVFDIETKLLNSGKMLYTLSVTDYTNSIVAKIFQPNNKDISLDEAFFKGQQLRIRGNVVFDKFIKENILMASDIVNIPRIVRLDEAEEKRVELHLHTQMSAMDGISMTTELIKQAAQWGHKAIAITDHGVVQAFPEAMEAADKYKIKVIYGIEGYIVDDTSKATHVSKDYYLDDEFVVFDIETTGLSNKHNKITEIGAVKVRAGAVVDTYSTFVNPETLIPEQITKITGITNEMVKDAPTINEALPGFLDFIKDSCVVAHNAEFDVGFIRESCNKGGFKFDNPILDTLKLSRVLLSHLKKHKLDVVAKELGINLENHHRAVNDAKATAEIFIKFIDMMKEKGINDLNDVNSLFDKNIDYTKLRSNHIILLAKNEIGLRNLYKLVSESHITYFYKKPRIPKSLLNKHREGLIVGSACESGEVFQAFLTTKSEEDIERLVKYYDYLEIQPLSNNEFLVSKNVVSSIEDIKKINEEILKLGYKFSKPVVATGDVHFLNPRDGAFRKILMAGQGFDDVDDQPPLYFKTTDEMLREFSYLGKDKAYEVVIKNPNLISEQIEGLLPIPDGTFPPIIEGSDEELRRLCYNKAHNIYGETLPEIVKARLDRELNSIISNGYAVMYIIAQKLVTKSMEDGYLVGSRGSVGSSFAATMSDITEVNPLPPHYICSECKYSQFFTDGSYGSGADLPDAKCPSCNNELTKEGHDIPFEVFLGFEGDKEPDIDLNFAGEYQSEAHRYTEELFGKGKVYRAGTIGTIADKTAYGFVKKYLDENNKYLTNAEINRLSKGCTGVKRTSGQHPGGVMIVPANKDIHEFCPIQYPANDSKSGVITTHFDYHAISGRLLKLDILGHDVPTIIRMIEDITKTDATKVPLDDKETMSLFTGIDALGLTREEFDYETGTLGIPEFGTKFVRQMLMDTKPTTFAELVRISGLSHGTDVWLNNAQDLVRGDVAQLKDVISTRDDIMNYLILMGLPAKHSFKIMENVRKGKGLKEEDENLMREHNVPQWYIDSCNKIKYMFPKAHAVAYVMMSFRIAYYKVHYPEAFYATYFTTKAEDFDVELIIKGKDAVKNAIVEVEKKGMEATTKEKNLQTILEVVLEMYCRGIGLLPLDLYKSDSDKFLIQDGKLLPPLKSLQGVGQNAAKNIVKAREEGNFLSVENFRQRTKTSKTVIEKLINHGCLQDLPETNQLSFF
- a CDS encoding glycosyltransferase family 2 protein, giving the protein MKVSAIIPAYNEEERIGKVIQTATSCKLISNIIVVDDGSEDKTFEEASTYNVKVIRLPENQGKAQALKTALLYCDCDIVIFLDADLIGLRTSHIESLIYPLLFNNIEMTIGIFNSGRFFTSWAQKITPSLSGQRAFKGHLIKDIIDLDMEGYNAEIAITRMIKEKSIKAEHILLDGISHAIKEEKYGLSKGMYCRMRMYKEIIKYMMQ
- the ispG gene encoding flavodoxin-dependent (E)-4-hydroxy-3-methylbut-2-enyl-diphosphate synthase, with translation MRKKTKIIRCGDILIGGDSPISVQSMTTTDPRNILGTIEQIKTLEEVNCDIVRLAIPNMDSAKALGEIKKSVKMPIVADIHFDYRLALESIDQGVDALRLNPGNIGEYDRIKKVVKKAKERNIPIRIGVNGGSLEKDLLAKYGHPTADALVESALRHVKILEDLDFDDIVISLKASDIKLTVDAYSLISEKVNYPLHLGITEAGTVFGGTIKSSIGIGALLLMGIGDTIRVSLTGSPVEEVKVGREILKSLGIINDEINIVSCPTCGRCQIDLINIANNVQDKIKHIKKPIKVAIMGCAVNGPGEARDADIGIAGGDKTALLFKKGEIIKKVSEEDICRVLLEEIDKI